In Aquiflexum balticum DSM 16537, a single genomic region encodes these proteins:
- a CDS encoding conjugal transfer protein TraI, producing MKKQIKIIVATLVLVFSSVPQQYSEAAVPLAILKIIEAGVKKVIVAVDLQIQRQQNRIIWLQNAQKVIENTMSKLRLDEISEWTDRQRDLYSNYFEELNRVKSLIAYYRRVKEITEMQTRMVFEYQRVWRVISQDGNFTDSERLYMGKVYSGMLVESAKNIEQMLMVVNSFRVQMSDAQRLQIIHKVGNSVETNLYVMTCWHLTGRTP from the coding sequence ATGAAGAAACAAATCAAAATCATAGTCGCCACCCTGGTACTTGTCTTTTCATCTGTGCCGCAGCAATACAGTGAGGCGGCAGTACCACTTGCGATCTTAAAGATCATTGAAGCAGGGGTCAAAAAAGTGATCGTTGCGGTGGACCTACAGATACAGCGGCAGCAGAACAGGATCATCTGGCTACAGAATGCCCAAAAGGTAATTGAAAACACCATGTCCAAACTCCGCCTGGATGAAATCAGCGAATGGACAGACAGGCAGCGGGACCTGTACAGCAACTATTTTGAGGAACTGAACAGGGTGAAATCACTGATCGCCTACTACCGAAGGGTAAAGGAAATCACGGAGATGCAGACTAGGATGGTGTTTGAATACCAAAGGGTATGGAGGGTCATCAGTCAGGACGGGAATTTCACGGACAGTGAAAGATTGTATATGGGAAAAGTGTACTCGGGAATGCTGGTGGAATCGGCCAAAAACATAGAACAGATGCTGATGGTCGTCAATTCCTTCAGGGTTCAGATGAGTGATGCCCAAAGACTTCAGATTATCCATAAGGTTGGAAACAGTGTTGAGACCAACCTTTATGTTATGACCTGCTGGCATTTAACAGGCAGAACGCCATGA
- a CDS encoding TerB family tellurite resistance protein produces MKLKEWRKIMGLSNARGAGRLLIAAMIVLLICFNPFVAVGQIDEAAQLLLNVEKLEQLKQIMTDLEKGYTILNQGLGRVKELSEGNFNIHRIFLDGLMQVSPTVRNYHRVPAIIEYQLRLVREYRNAFDFYRRSGVFDIEEIEYMGRVYNRLFQSSLRNLDDLVMILTANSLRMGDDERMQSIDRIFSDMEDKLSFLRVFNEGAGLLALQRGKEMRDNIQLEELHGLPK; encoded by the coding sequence ATGAAATTAAAAGAATGGAGGAAAATTATGGGATTGTCGAACGCTAGAGGGGCAGGTAGGTTATTGATTGCTGCCATGATTGTTTTGCTGATTTGTTTTAATCCTTTCGTTGCTGTCGGCCAAATAGATGAGGCAGCACAATTGCTGCTCAATGTGGAAAAACTGGAGCAGCTGAAACAGATTATGACTGATCTTGAAAAGGGATACACCATTTTGAATCAGGGCCTGGGCAGGGTAAAGGAACTGTCAGAAGGCAATTTCAACATCCATAGGATTTTTCTGGATGGACTGATGCAGGTCAGTCCCACGGTCAGGAATTACCACAGGGTGCCCGCCATTATTGAATATCAGCTCAGGTTGGTAAGGGAATACAGGAATGCATTTGATTTTTACCGCAGGTCAGGGGTATTTGATATTGAGGAAATTGAGTATATGGGCAGGGTATATAACAGGCTTTTTCAGAGCAGTCTCCGGAATCTGGATGACCTGGTGATGATACTGACTGCGAACAGTCTACGAATGGGCGATGATGAAAGGATGCAATCCATAGACAGGATTTTCAGTGATATGGAAGATAAACTAAGTTTTCTGAGGGTCTTTAATGAAGGTGCCGGTTTGCTGGCTTTACAGCGGGGAAAAGAGATGAGGGATAACATTCAGTTGGAGGAGCTTCACGGTCTGCCAAAATAA
- the traJ gene encoding conjugative transposon protein TraJ has translation MSRYLKYIFVMMKGLLLPMAANAQQINVDIRGLNGILDQLYAEMIPLSAQLIGVGQGIAGFAATWYIASRVWRSISNAEPVDFYPLFRPFVIGFAIMVFPSVLSLINGVMQPTVRGTTSMVDNSQMAIRVLLERKQQAVKDSRYWQMYVGETEHGDREKWLKYTQGLSEDAPAPNEGFWESISNGFAFVGAKMSYGFRNSIKQGLSEILRILFEAAALCINTLRTFQLVVLAILGPLVFGLAVFDGFQHTLTVWLARYINVFLWLPVANIFGAIIGKVQEKMLELDISQINQGGDTFFTATDTGYLIFMIIGIIGYFTVPSVSNYIVHAASGGALPHKVTGIFSGGTIKTMAMAGTGAGLAVKGAAMVADKFGDAAGRIIQSMSSHGTSSGYFKDGGYMGDKIKGNSK, from the coding sequence ATGTCCAGATATTTGAAATATATCTTTGTCATGATGAAGGGACTGCTGCTTCCCATGGCAGCAAATGCCCAGCAAATTAATGTTGACATCAGGGGACTGAACGGGATACTGGATCAACTGTATGCAGAAATGATCCCCCTTTCAGCTCAGCTTATCGGGGTCGGGCAGGGAATAGCGGGATTTGCCGCAACATGGTATATCGCCTCAAGGGTTTGGAGGAGTATTTCCAATGCCGAACCCGTTGATTTTTATCCACTTTTCAGGCCTTTTGTGATCGGTTTTGCCATCATGGTATTCCCTTCGGTGCTTTCACTTATCAACGGGGTTATGCAGCCTACGGTCAGGGGCACGACTTCCATGGTTGACAATTCCCAAATGGCCATCAGGGTATTGCTGGAAAGAAAGCAACAGGCGGTAAAGGACAGCAGGTATTGGCAGATGTATGTTGGGGAAACTGAACACGGTGACAGGGAAAAATGGCTGAAATATACACAGGGACTTTCAGAAGATGCCCCGGCCCCAAATGAAGGTTTTTGGGAAAGCATCAGCAATGGTTTTGCATTTGTTGGAGCAAAGATGTCATATGGTTTCAGAAACTCCATCAAACAAGGTTTGAGTGAAATACTGAGGATCCTCTTCGAGGCCGCTGCCTTGTGCATCAATACACTCAGAACCTTCCAGTTGGTAGTGCTGGCCATTCTTGGCCCTTTGGTCTTCGGGCTTGCTGTTTTTGACGGGTTCCAACATACCCTGACGGTCTGGCTTGCACGCTATATCAATGTCTTCCTGTGGCTACCCGTAGCCAATATTTTCGGGGCGATCATAGGAAAGGTTCAGGAAAAGATGCTGGAACTGGATATTTCACAGATCAACCAAGGTGGTGATACATTTTTTACAGCAACCGATACAGGTTACCTGATCTTTATGATCATCGGGATCATCGGCTACTTTACAGTGCCTTCAGTTTCCAATTATATAGTCCATGCAGCTTCAGGAGGTGCGCTTCCCCATAAGGTCACAGGGATTTTCAGTGGTGGAACAATCAAAACCATGGCGATGGCAGGAACAGGTGCAGGACTGGCTGTAAAAGGGGCGGCTATGGTTGCCGACAAGTTCGGGGATGCAGCAGGGAGAATAATTCAGAGTATGTCATCCCATGGGACCTCTTCCGGATATTTTAAAGACGGGGGATATATGGGCGATAAAATAAAAGGAAACTCTAAATAA
- the traK gene encoding conjugative transposon protein TraK, producing the protein MFTKAKNIETTFRQIRIFTMMVIMGCLLLCGFVLFKSYQTVSSLQDKIYILADGKVLEAFASGRNENIVVEARDHVITFHRYFFSLDPDDKAISENISKALYLADGSAKKQYDNLKEKSYYSNIISANISQTIKADSVDIEIGQYPFHFKYYGKQTITRASSVVERILVTEGYLRNVSRSDHNPHGLLIEKWRTLENRDLSVKNR; encoded by the coding sequence ATGTTCACCAAAGCAAAAAACATAGAAACCACCTTCAGGCAGATCAGGATTTTCACCATGATGGTGATCATGGGATGCCTGTTGCTCTGTGGATTTGTCCTTTTCAAAAGCTACCAGACAGTAAGCAGCCTTCAGGATAAGATCTACATATTGGCAGACGGAAAAGTACTGGAAGCATTTGCATCGGGAAGAAATGAAAACATCGTCGTAGAGGCAAGGGATCATGTGATTACTTTCCACAGGTATTTTTTCAGTCTGGATCCCGATGACAAAGCCATCAGTGAAAACATCTCCAAGGCCCTGTATCTGGCAGACGGATCTGCCAAAAAGCAATATGACAACCTGAAGGAGAAAAGCTATTACAGTAATATCATCTCGGCAAATATCAGTCAGACCATCAAAGCTGACAGTGTTGACATTGAAATCGGACAATACCCTTTTCATTTCAAATACTATGGAAAGCAGACGATCACAAGGGCAAGTTCGGTGGTTGAGCGGATCCTGGTCACGGAGGGATACCTGAGGAATGTTTCAAGAAGCGACCACAATCCCCATGGACTTTTGATCGAAAAATGGAGAACCCTTGAAAACAGGGACCTGAGCGTCAAAAACAGATGA
- the traM gene encoding conjugative transposon protein TraM, whose translation MEQMTEKWKRDRKFYTIMPLLVFPFLTMGFWALGGGKGTENLGKEELEIGFNTELPKVAGDALLETGKLAYYEKAAQDSLKRMEQIKNDPYRKMAFMVPDEQDSEYGNPDKKSSIGAKAGIYTGPSEIDPNEALVMEKLKQLNEVLEKESVMEAPKEKEYFKPEPFSIDHDLDRLEQMMSMMNRGNQGEDPEMKEIKDILENILDIQHPERVAQRISETRESNMKNIHTVMKDQDEGVFSGLSKTFPDNHRIPFEGVNQNGFYSMENDGTDPMDVNSIRAVIHETQTLVSGTTVKVRLLEKVRIDGMLIPKDHFVYGTASLNGERLKINIQNIRMGEYIMPVSLNLFDADGLEGIYVPGAISRDAVKQSGDQAIQGFGFNTFNPTLEAQAASAGIETARNLLSKKMKLIKVTVKAGYQVWLLDEKQHGKH comes from the coding sequence ATGGAACAGATGACAGAAAAATGGAAGCGGGACAGGAAGTTCTATACCATCATGCCTTTATTGGTTTTCCCCTTTCTGACTATGGGCTTTTGGGCACTTGGAGGCGGGAAAGGTACGGAAAATTTGGGCAAGGAAGAATTGGAGATTGGTTTCAACACAGAACTCCCAAAGGTTGCAGGAGATGCTTTACTGGAAACAGGAAAACTGGCTTACTATGAAAAAGCCGCTCAGGATTCCCTGAAAAGAATGGAGCAGATCAAAAATGATCCCTATAGAAAGATGGCCTTTATGGTTCCTGATGAACAGGATTCGGAATACGGAAACCCGGATAAGAAAAGCAGCATCGGAGCAAAGGCAGGAATATATACAGGTCCCAGTGAAATTGATCCCAATGAAGCATTGGTCATGGAAAAACTCAAACAACTGAACGAGGTGTTGGAAAAGGAAAGTGTTATGGAAGCTCCAAAGGAGAAGGAATATTTCAAACCTGAACCATTTTCCATAGACCATGACCTTGACCGGTTGGAACAGATGATGTCGATGATGAACAGGGGGAATCAGGGAGAAGATCCGGAAATGAAAGAGATTAAAGACATCCTTGAAAACATCCTGGATATACAACATCCGGAAAGGGTAGCCCAAAGGATCAGCGAAACCAGAGAATCCAACATGAAAAATATTCATACGGTAATGAAAGATCAGGACGAAGGTGTTTTTTCTGGATTGTCCAAAACCTTTCCTGACAATCACAGGATTCCATTCGAGGGAGTAAACCAAAATGGGTTCTATTCAATGGAGAATGACGGCACTGATCCAATGGATGTCAATTCCATCCGTGCCGTTATCCATGAAACCCAGACACTGGTTTCAGGTACCACTGTCAAAGTAAGACTGCTGGAGAAGGTCAGGATTGATGGCATGCTTATTCCCAAGGACCATTTTGTGTACGGTACAGCCTCCCTCAACGGGGAGCGTCTTAAAATCAACATCCAAAATATCAGGATGGGGGAATACATCATGCCTGTTTCCCTTAACCTTTTTGATGCTGATGGCCTGGAGGGAATCTATGTTCCTGGAGCCATTTCCAGAGACGCTGTAAAGCAGTCCGGGGATCAGGCCATTCAGGGATTCGGATTCAATACTTTCAATCCCACTCTGGAAGCCCAAGCTGCCAGTGCGGGAATAGAAACCGCAAGGAATCTTCTCAGCAAAAAGATGAAGCTGATCAAAGTGACGGTCAAAGCAGGCTATCAGGTCTGGCTGCTGGATGAAAAACAACATGGTAAACATTGA
- the traN gene encoding conjugative transposon protein TraN, with product MKCKIFWFCATIMVLTISNGFTQQRISEIKSIKPLELAITDKKTTNLIFPFAVRSVDRGNNEVLVQKANKVENILQLKAATGYFENTNLTVITSDGNLYSFLLYYQSDPVSLNLSIGEEDKRTLASFTDPKDDDRLSRAFMEKIAVKKRTLGGVRDHRFGMDLTLKGIYIHEDRLFFQLEINNRTFIKYDVGQFRVYIRDLRKTKRTASQEIEIIPESVKGNTKNVPGFSDQTIVFELQKFTIPDKKYLSIEIMEDNGGRHLHLKVKNRKLIQALPVW from the coding sequence ATGAAATGTAAAATATTTTGGTTTTGTGCCACAATCATGGTACTGACCATTTCAAATGGATTTACACAACAAAGGATTTCGGAAATCAAAAGTATCAAACCTCTTGAACTGGCAATCACCGACAAAAAGACGACCAACCTGATATTTCCCTTTGCAGTCAGGAGTGTGGACCGGGGGAACAATGAGGTTTTGGTCCAAAAGGCAAATAAGGTAGAAAACATCCTTCAGTTGAAGGCAGCTACGGGGTATTTTGAAAACACCAACCTGACGGTTATCACCTCAGACGGAAACCTGTATTCATTTCTGTTATATTATCAATCGGATCCTGTATCACTCAATCTTTCAATTGGAGAGGAAGATAAAAGAACCTTGGCAAGTTTTACCGATCCAAAAGATGACGACAGGCTTTCCAGGGCATTTATGGAAAAGATTGCAGTCAAAAAAAGGACTTTAGGTGGGGTCAGGGATCACCGATTCGGTATGGATCTCACACTGAAGGGAATATACATCCATGAAGACCGGCTTTTTTTTCAACTTGAAATCAATAACAGGACTTTTATCAAATATGATGTCGGTCAGTTCAGGGTGTATATCAGGGATCTGAGAAAAACCAAAAGGACAGCTTCGCAGGAAATTGAAATCATTCCTGAAAGTGTCAAAGGCAATACCAAGAATGTCCCCGGATTTTCGGATCAGACAATTGTGTTTGAGCTACAGAAGTTTACCATTCCGGACAAAAAATACTTAAGCATTGAAATCATGGAGGACAACGGTGGGAGGCATCTCCATTTAAAAGTTAAAAACAGAAAACTCATTCAGGCACTTCCTGTCTGGTAA
- a CDS encoding LexA family transcriptional regulator, producing MKVGPIDGFIRSIRNDPRICISHIGLFTVLYHQQLEYGGQAPFPISRDEIMEAAKISSTATYFKILNQLADYGYIRYMPTYNRMKNSKVQII from the coding sequence ATGAAGGTAGGTCCAATAGATGGATTTATTAGATCAATCAGAAATGATCCAAGGATCTGTATTTCCCATATAGGTCTGTTCACTGTACTTTATCATCAGCAGTTGGAGTATGGTGGACAGGCTCCTTTTCCTATTAGCAGGGATGAAATCATGGAAGCAGCCAAGATTTCAAGTACAGCAACTTACTTCAAAATCCTGAACCAGTTAGCGGATTATGGATACATCAGGTATATGCCAACATACAACCGCATGAAAAACAGTAAAGTCCAAATAATATAA
- a CDS encoding helix-turn-helix domain-containing protein yields MNIDLVTKEDLEKLRLRLLEDIAKLMEPRKEKSNDWLRSSEVRKILKISPGSLQNLRISGKLNPKKIGGSYYYSLEEVSGLFGE; encoded by the coding sequence ATGAACATTGATTTGGTTACGAAGGAAGATCTGGAAAAACTCAGGTTGAGGTTATTGGAGGATATTGCAAAGTTGATGGAACCAAGAAAGGAAAAGTCCAATGACTGGTTGCGGAGTTCGGAGGTGAGGAAAATCCTTAAGATTTCCCCAGGATCCCTTCAGAATCTGAGAATCAGCGGAAAGTTAAATCCAAAAAAAATCGGGGGGAGCTATTATTATTCTTTGGAAGAGGTAAGTGGATTATTTGGGGAATAG